The region TAACCATATTGAAAGAATTTCCTGAATCCCCATCAAGAAACAGTCTTGAATTATTAGTTAATTATTCCATTGAACGTAAAAAATAAATTTATGCTTAGATTCATTTTCATTTTAACTGGATTAATTTTTCTTGCCTGCAACAGCAACGAAACAAAAAAAGAAACAACCGAAACACAAGTTTCGGATACGCTTAAAGTGTCAGGCTTAAAAAAAACAGGTGATCATTCTTACCTCATTGAACCGCCCGACTCTACTTACACAGGCGATTATGTAGACAAATACGAAAATGGTAATACTAAATTCAAAGGCTTCTTCCGTTTTGGTAAGCGCCACGGACAATGGATGGCTTGGTATGCAAACGGATTAATGTGGAGCGAATGTTTTTATGACAAAGGATTAAAGCACGGGGCTAATAATGTGTATTATGAAAACGGAAAATTACGTTACTCCGGATTTTTTAAAAATGATATGCGCGATAGCATCTGGGTTTTTTATGATGTACACGGTGTAGAAGTTCAGCGCTTAAAATTTAAGAACAACGAAGAGGTGCCCCTCTCAAAGTAAGGACTGGCGCGGGTTCCGGGGGTGTTGAATTTTAACACTTATCCACTTTTTTAACACATCTAAAACCATTTTTCATACCATTTTTGAAACCCTTTTGTTTTGTTTGGGTATAACCTAAACAGAATGCTGATAAATTACTTTCATAGATATTGGAGAAAATTTGTACGCGCGGGACTCAGTAAAGTTGAAACCCCTCACGACAGAAAAAGTTTGCTCTTTATCAATCGCATGAGTGTAATTAATGTGTTGTTGATGATAGGATTTTCAATTACCGCACCACTCTTCGATTTGCCGGATGTATTATATTTTACTTTGCCATTCATGGCCGCCTTTGGGCTACCACCATATTTTAATAAACTCGGTTATTTAAATTTCAGCAGGTATTATTTCGCGATAATACCTGTTGTGTTTTTGGCTGGTGTGTGCATTCAAAACAGCGCGGAGTTAGGCGATAAATATTTATTGTTAACTTCTGCGGCCATTCCCATCATCTTATTTAAAGAAAAGAAAAGCATTTATATTTTATTTGGTTTAAACATCTTAACCTTTTTCTTTATTACCTGGTATCAATCCGCCTTTGAGCCATTGGTTCAAATACCGGCCTATTTAAAAACCATTTATTCCACTTTCTCTTTATTAATTGTATTCTTTGTGATTTTCTTCATCATACTGAATTTTAAAACCAGCAGTGAAGAATATGAAGAAGAGCTGGAAGAAAAAAACAGAATCATCTCACAAAAAAATTCGGAGGTGCATGATAGTATAACGTATGCCAAACGTTTACAGGAAGCCATTATGCCACCGGTGGAAGAAATTTACAACTCAGTAGATGAAAGTTTTATTTTATACAAACCAAAAGATATAGTAGCCGGTGATTTTTATTTTGCCGACAAACAGGGCGATTACTTTTTTGTAGCCGCCGCCGATTGCACCGGACATGGTGTACCGGGAGCGATGGTGAGCGTAGTTTGCAGCAATGCGTTGAATAGAGCGGTGAATGAATTGAAATTAGTTAAGCCCGGTGAGATTTTAGATAAAGTAAGAGAATTGGTAGTAGAAACATTTCAGAAAAGTCATCACGATGTAAAGGATGGCATGGATATTTCGCTGTGCGTGATTAATCAGAAGACCTATGAGATTGCGTGGGCGGGAGCGAATAATCCTTTGTGGTATTTAAATGAAAACGAGGACGAATTAAAAGAAGTAACGGCAACCAAACAACCGGTTGGAAAAAGCGAAGATTACAAATCATTCACCACACACGTATTTAATTTAGCAAAAGGCGCCATGTTGTACTTGTTTACCGACGGTTATGCCGATCAGTTTGGCGGACCCAAAGGAAAAAAATTCAAATACAAGCAACTTGCCGATTTGATTATTGCCAATCGCAAATTACCGATGCGTGAACAATGCAAAATTTTAGAAAACGCCTTTACCAATTGGAAAGGCAATCTCGATCAGATTGACGACGTTTGCATAATCGGGTTGAAGTTATAGTAGACCCTCTCCCAAGGGAGAGGCGGAAATCCACGAACACTTTGTTCAATTTTTCTTAATGCTACAAATTGTGGCAAGACCTTTTATTTTTTCAGACCTAATTTTGAAAAAAATTAAATATGGTTAAGAAAAACGATGAGATTGTAATGGCTGATGATGCTATCTTAAACAAAATTTATATAATCAGAAACACAAAGGTTATGTTAGATAAAGACCTTGCTGCACTATATAACGTAGACACTCGGGATTTAAACAAAGCCGTTAAGAGAAATCTTCGAAGATTTCCGGAGGATTTTATGTTTCAACTTAATAATCAAGAATTTAAAAACTTGATGTTCCAAATTGGAACATCAAGTTGGGGCGGAACAAGACATTTGCCATATGCCTTTACAGAACAAGGCGTAGCCATGCTTTCCGGAATTCTAAATAGCGAAAGAGCCATCTCAGTGAACATACAAATCATGAGAATATTTGCGCGGGTAAGACAAATGTTAAGTGATAATACAGAATTACGTTTAGAGATTGAACAAATAAAAAAGAAGTTAAACAACCACGATAAAAATATAGAAGTTGTGTTTAGATATCTGGATGAACTCCTTGAGAAAAAAGAAGAACATTCCACAAAAAATAAAATCGGATTTAATTCATGAGCGAAAAAACAGAAATAATACATCAAAGCATCGAAAACAAAATTTATGTGATTCGAGGACAAAAGGTAATGCTGGATCGCGATTTGGCGGAATTATATGGAGTAGAAACGAAACAATTAAAAAGACAAGTTAATCGTAATGCAGAAAGATTTCCGGATGATTTTATGTTTGTTTTAACTGAAAACGAGCACACTCTTTTGAGGTGCCAAATTGGCACCTCAAACAATCACCGCGGCGGAACACGTTATTTACCTTATGCTTTCACTGAACACGGCATACTCATGCTATCAAGCGTACTAAACGGTACGCGAGCTATACAAGTTAACATACAAATCATGCGCACCTTTGCACGGTTACGTCAATTACTAACAGATAATA is a window of Bacteroidota bacterium DNA encoding:
- a CDS encoding ORF6N domain-containing protein, encoding MADDAILNKIYIIRNTKVMLDKDLAALYNVDTRDLNKAVKRNLRRFPEDFMFQLNNQEFKNLMFQIGTSSWGGTRHLPYAFTEQGVAMLSGILNSERAISVNIQIMRIFARVRQMLSDNTELRLEIEQIKKKLNNHDKNIEVVFRYLDELLEKKEEHSTKNKIGFNS
- a CDS encoding SpoIIE family protein phosphatase → MLINYFHRYWRKFVRAGLSKVETPHDRKSLLFINRMSVINVLLMIGFSITAPLFDLPDVLYFTLPFMAAFGLPPYFNKLGYLNFSRYYFAIIPVVFLAGVCIQNSAELGDKYLLLTSAAIPIILFKEKKSIYILFGLNILTFFFITWYQSAFEPLVQIPAYLKTIYSTFSLLIVFFVIFFIILNFKTSSEEYEEELEEKNRIISQKNSEVHDSITYAKRLQEAIMPPVEEIYNSVDESFILYKPKDIVAGDFYFADKQGDYFFVAAADCTGHGVPGAMVSVVCSNALNRAVNELKLVKPGEILDKVRELVVETFQKSHHDVKDGMDISLCVINQKTYEIAWAGANNPLWYLNENEDELKEVTATKQPVGKSEDYKSFTTHVFNLAKGAMLYLFTDGYADQFGGPKGKKFKYKQLADLIIANRKLPMREQCKILENAFTNWKGNLDQIDDVCIIGLKL
- a CDS encoding ORF6N domain-containing protein codes for the protein MSEKTEIIHQSIENKIYVIRGQKVMLDRDLAELYGVETKQLKRQVNRNAERFPDDFMFVLTENEHTLLRCQIGTSNNHRGGTRYLPYAFTEHGILMLSSVLNGTRAIQVNIQIMRTFARLRQLLTDNTELRLDIQKIKDKLHNHDKNIEVVFRYLDELLEKKEKSSAAGKIGFK